One Drosophila willistoni isolate 14030-0811.24 chromosome XL unlocalized genomic scaffold, UCI_dwil_1.1 Seg142, whole genome shotgun sequence genomic region harbors:
- the LOC6652842 gene encoding microtubule-associated protein RP/EB family member 1-like encodes MAVNVYCTNGSDNLSRHEMLSWLNGCMQSQFNKIEELCTGAAYCQFMDMMFPNSVPLKRIKYRTNLEHEYIQNFKLLQAAFKKMNVDKVIPIDRLVKGRFQDNFEFLQWFRKFFGANCNGRKYDAMAARDNQVMGFGAGPLSSTCKTGRATPRSIILNKDLDLLSSEVRPRVPPSGRSKSLSHGHIIPELFDEIKQMRIQVRDIEKDRNFYFSKLRDIEIVCQETNDNDMQPFTQRILDILYHTTEGYASPLEVKNESEN; translated from the coding sequence ATGGCTGTGAATGTGTATTGCACAAATGGATCAGATAACCTATCCCGGCATGAAATGCTGTCTTGGCTGAATGGATGCATGCAGTCGCAGTTTAACAAGATCGAAGAACTATGCACTGGAGCTGCCTATTGCCAGTTTATGGACATGATGTTCCCCAACTCGGTGCCCCTGAAGCGGATCAAGTATCGAACCAATTTGGAGCATGAATACATCCAGAACTTCAAGTTACTGCAGGCCGCCTTCAAAAAGATGAACGTGGATAAGGTGATACCCATTGATAGACTCGTGAAGGGTCGTTTCCAGGACAACTTTGAGTTCTTGCAATGGTTCCGCAAATTTTTCGGGGCCAATTGCAATGGTCGGAAATATGATGCTATGGCGGCACGTGATAATCAAGTCATGGGCTTTGGGGCTGGCCCACTTTCCAGTACATGCAAAACTGGACGTGCTACGCCACGTTCGATTATATTGAACAAGGATCTTGATCTGCTGTCATCTGAAGTTCGGCCACGTGTACCACCATCTGGGCGCTCCAAGAGCTTGTCCCACGGTCATATTATTCCAGAGCTGTTCGACGAAATCAAACAGATGCGTATTCAAGTTCGTGACATTGAGAAGGACCgcaatttttatttctccAAGCTGCGCGACATTGAGATCGTGTGCCAGGAGACGAACGACAATGATATGCAGCCATTTACTCAACGCATTCTGGACATACTCTATCACACAACTGAAGGATATGCTAGCCCACTTGAAGTGAAGAATGAAAGTGAAAACTAA
- the LOC6652843 gene encoding coiled-coil domain-containing protein 34 produces MAYVASSDRHGNEIMRVMLCTEQRTVASHHNLHINCKPAKRETLYGDHDHHHRFDNYANKTHKMAKIDMDKIKVIKPHPCMGWNVKESVKKWSKDEVNAHSTLLSSASLLRPSTESEAKLDKESGNRPTSLMTFCSWLSAKNEAQKQLAEKERRNAETQKERAKQRACLAEAKYENWLSEKTRQLQRSTSNLNCKDLEKRDSLSTASTLSQLGPEEDPSHRLYEWEQEKLNEMRRQREEREERDSFNLIFEQQRRELGEEAWLQWVKSSHNKPKPVPMGQGLDSLRGTISPHFVNPNEWQPLIKDNTNEGENGQEQLKIKQRAGPDYSRLDRLAQPKKKLWMQTFGQPIKLQIKPNGSLMNMDRSPSTQAPSKQSKISL; encoded by the exons ATGGCATATGTGGCCAGCAGTGATCGGCATGGGAACGAGATAATGCGGGTAATGCTATGCACCGAACAGCGTACTGTGGCCTCCCATCACAATTTGCATATCAATTGCAAGCCAGCAAAGAGAGAGACATT GTACGGAGACCATGATCATCACCACAGATTTGACAATTATGCCAATAAGACACATAAAATGGCTAAAATTGATATGGACAAGATTAAAGTGATAAAGCCACATCCTTGTATGGGTTGGAATGTCAAAGAGAGTGTTAAGAAATGGTCAAAAGATGAGGTCAATGCCCATAGTACATTGCTATCAAGTGCTTCTTTATTAAGACCTTCAACTGAATCAGAAGCAAAGTTAGATAAAGAGAGTGGCAATCGTCCAACATCTTTGATGACATTCTGTTCCTGGTTGTCAGCTAAAAA TGAAGCTCAAAAACAATTGGCCGAGAAGGAGCGCCGCAATGCCGAGACGCAGAAGGAGAGGGCCAAACAACGAGCTTGTTTGGCAGAGGCCAAATACGAAAATTGGTTGTCCGAGAAGACAAGACAATTGCAACGATCCACATCAAATTTAAACTGCAAGGATCTAGAAAAACGGGATTCTCTTTCAACTGCTTCAACATTATCCCAACTCGGTCCAGAGGAGGACCCATCACATCGTCTCTACGAATGGGAGCAAGAAAAGTTAAATGAAATGCGAAGGCAACGTGAGGAACGCGAAGAACGtgattcatttaatttaattttcgagCAACAGCGTCGTGAATTAGGTGAAGAGGCCTGGCTACAATGGGTAAAATCATCGCACAATAAACCAAAACCAGTGCCAATGGGTCAAGGACTGGACTCTCTGCGTGGTACCATTTCCCCACATTTTGTGAATCCCAATGAATGGCAGCCTTTGATAAAGGACAATACAAATGAAGGTGAGAATGGACAGGAGCAGCTCAAAATTAAACAGCGTGCAGGCCCCGATTATTCACGTTTGGATCGCCTGGCTCAGCCGAAAAAGAAACTGTGGATGCAAACTTTTGGTCAGCCCATCAAGTTGCAAATTAAGCCAAATGGATCCCTTATGAATATGGATCGGTCACCATCGACTCAGGCCCCAAGCAAGCAATCAAAGATCTCTTTAT GA